One Alteromonas sp. KC3 DNA segment encodes these proteins:
- a CDS encoding NAD-glutamate dehydrogenase: protein MTVTSQRHSVLLDNVFALIDKKVDTKQKSLVQQFGRLLYKNISSDDLENRNDSDLYGATLSLWNGLAKFDNASPYIRVFNPEIAKHGWHSSHTIVEIIVSDMPFLVDSVRMLLNRLNITSHLFLHSPIGIKRNDANKVEAFAEPGQALDGAKKETVIFIEIDRQTSKKDIEALTQELHSVVDEVSLAVQDWQDMTNTLQDVIKGSAKYNWPVSADTKKQTKAYLEWLGDHNFTMMGYRYYEVKAIEGDHRWIPQNDTSLGLLKNSINDRERLLSKLPASARAEALSQNPLILTKTNSRARVHRPAYMDYVGVKVFNKEGQVVGEHRFLGLYSASFYNNSVTQLPILREKINRICELSGFEPGTHAFKAFTNIIETYPRDELLQTPAEELAQIVMGIFQMQERGISRLFIRKDIFGRFFSCMVFVPRERYNTQLRKETQALLKASLGATEEVEFTTFFSESVYARTHYIARVNDNNAEFDVKEIEQNIIELTKTWNDRLASAISAAHGEASGKALERKYNNAFSRSYMEHNLPSAALVDIGKLEMLDDNHTLDMLFYRPQEEDADSQVVKLKLFHRAEPIHLSDVLPMLENFGLRVIDESPYKITCSEGERNWVMDFTMLHKSGQHFDMENAQILFQDAFAKVWYKTLEDDAFNRLILGANMTGRKVTVLRAYAKYMRQTGSSFSRDYIANTLANYPDIARLLVDFFDQRFNPKKKRNEKKEEALLETIKAQLDNVSNLDDDRIIRRYLDMMCATLRTNFYQTDDAGNEKSYVSFKMMPELIPEMPLPLPKFEIFVYSPRVEGVHLRGGKVARGGLRWSDRQEDFRTEVLGLVKAQQVKNTVIVPVGAKGGFVCKNLPVGQGREAIQAEGQACYRTFITSLLDITDNIVNGEIVPPKDVVRLDDDDPYLVVAADKGTATFSDIANGIAEEFGFWLGDAFASGGSIGYDHKKMGITARGGWESVKRHFREIGIDCQTTDFTCAGVGDMAGDVFGNGMLLSKHTRLIAAFNHLHIFFDPNPDAAASYEERKRLFENPSLSWEDYDSKLISKGGGVFNRSAKSIKLTPEMKKWLGTRQLTMTPNELIHNILKMPVDLLWNGGIGTYIKSKKESHSEVGDRANDDLRVNGRDVQAKIVGEGGNLGLTQLGRIEYASNGGRVNTDFIDNVGGVDCSDNEVNIKILLNSLVNDGELTLKQRNKLLYDMTDDVSRIVLKDCYRQTQSISITEMAGVKQLKEQLRFIHGLEREGQLNRELEFIPSDDEISDRVATDQGFTRPELSVLIAYGKMVLKDALNIPEITDNPYHGKLLVEAFPEVLRKKFADHMQQHPLRSEIIATKLTNNMVNDMGLNFVFRMQEETGASVSEIADAYAIVHGIFNMKTLWERIEQLDNVIPAQLQLKMLDEARRIMRRASRWYIRHGNKAQSIDEAIASYRGTFDTLSTNLQHYLVESEYAQLEKATQKYINEGVPQDIAYQVASFSNMFSSFDLAQIVESDKHDTDVVAKLYYQLGSKLELHWFLDQINNQTVTNHWQALARASYREELDWQQRSITANLLASREDSKDANQILDEWIDSNQVLLKRWYHMMSEFKTSSTHEFAKFSVALRELMLLSVKSNH, encoded by the coding sequence ATGACAGTCACCTCACAGCGACACTCAGTACTGCTAGATAACGTATTTGCATTGATAGACAAGAAAGTAGATACCAAGCAGAAGTCTCTTGTGCAGCAATTCGGACGTCTGTTGTATAAAAATATATCTAGCGATGATTTAGAAAATCGCAACGACAGCGACCTTTATGGTGCAACACTTAGTTTATGGAACGGATTAGCAAAGTTCGATAACGCGTCACCCTACATTCGTGTATTTAATCCAGAGATTGCAAAACATGGTTGGCACTCAAGTCATACCATCGTTGAAATCATCGTCTCTGATATGCCGTTTTTGGTTGACTCAGTGCGTATGTTGCTGAACCGTCTTAATATTACATCGCATCTGTTCTTACATAGCCCCATTGGCATAAAGCGAAATGACGCTAACAAAGTAGAAGCGTTTGCAGAACCAGGGCAGGCGCTAGATGGCGCGAAAAAAGAGACTGTCATCTTTATTGAGATAGATAGACAGACATCGAAAAAGGATATTGAAGCGCTCACACAAGAGCTTCACTCTGTAGTTGATGAAGTTTCGCTTGCAGTTCAAGACTGGCAAGACATGACAAATACGTTGCAAGACGTGATTAAAGGCAGCGCTAAGTACAACTGGCCTGTGTCTGCTGATACGAAGAAACAAACAAAAGCGTATTTAGAATGGCTGGGCGACCACAACTTTACAATGATGGGTTACCGTTATTATGAGGTTAAAGCTATTGAAGGTGATCACCGCTGGATCCCTCAAAATGATACAAGCTTGGGTTTGTTGAAAAATTCAATTAACGATCGCGAGCGTTTACTGTCGAAGCTGCCAGCGTCTGCGCGTGCTGAAGCACTTAGTCAAAACCCATTGATTTTGACTAAAACAAATTCGCGAGCGCGTGTACATCGTCCAGCTTACATGGATTATGTTGGCGTTAAGGTATTTAACAAAGAAGGGCAAGTTGTAGGCGAGCATCGTTTCTTAGGCTTGTACTCAGCCTCTTTCTACAATAATAGTGTTACGCAGTTACCTATTTTACGCGAAAAAATTAACCGTATTTGTGAGCTTTCAGGTTTTGAACCTGGTACACATGCATTTAAAGCGTTCACAAATATCATTGAAACATACCCACGTGACGAGCTACTGCAAACGCCAGCAGAAGAGCTTGCTCAAATTGTTATGGGTATCTTCCAGATGCAAGAGCGCGGCATATCGCGTTTGTTTATACGCAAAGACATCTTTGGTCGTTTCTTCTCGTGTATGGTGTTTGTACCAAGAGAGCGTTACAACACACAACTTCGTAAAGAAACACAAGCATTATTGAAAGCTTCTTTAGGCGCTACTGAAGAAGTCGAGTTCACCACATTCTTCTCTGAGTCTGTGTATGCACGTACGCATTACATTGCCCGAGTCAACGACAACAACGCGGAATTTGACGTGAAGGAAATAGAACAAAATATTATTGAGTTGACCAAAACGTGGAACGACCGCCTGGCTTCAGCTATCAGTGCCGCTCATGGTGAAGCATCGGGTAAAGCGCTAGAACGCAAATACAATAACGCGTTTTCTCGCAGTTACATGGAACATAACCTACCATCAGCTGCGCTTGTTGATATCGGTAAGCTAGAGATGCTAGACGACAACCATACGCTTGATATGTTGTTCTACCGACCTCAAGAAGAAGATGCAGACAGCCAAGTAGTTAAGCTTAAGCTGTTTCATAGAGCAGAGCCTATTCACTTATCTGATGTTCTACCTATGCTGGAGAACTTTGGACTACGTGTTATTGATGAGAGCCCCTACAAAATTACCTGCTCAGAAGGTGAGCGTAATTGGGTGATGGACTTCACCATGTTGCATAAAAGTGGACAACACTTTGACATGGAAAATGCACAAATCTTGTTCCAAGATGCATTTGCTAAAGTATGGTACAAGACTCTCGAAGACGATGCATTTAACCGCTTAATCTTGGGTGCCAATATGACAGGCCGTAAGGTTACTGTGTTGCGTGCCTATGCAAAATACATGCGTCAAACAGGCAGTTCATTCAGCCGAGATTACATTGCCAATACGTTGGCCAATTACCCTGATATTGCACGTTTGTTAGTCGATTTCTTTGACCAGCGCTTTAACCCTAAGAAAAAGCGTAACGAGAAGAAAGAAGAAGCGCTATTAGAGACAATAAAAGCGCAACTAGATAACGTTAGCAACCTTGATGATGACCGAATCATTCGCCGTTATCTCGATATGATGTGTGCGACATTGCGTACCAACTTCTATCAGACAGACGATGCAGGTAATGAAAAGTCTTACGTTTCATTCAAGATGATGCCTGAATTGATCCCTGAAATGCCGCTTCCGCTGCCTAAGTTCGAAATCTTCGTATATAGCCCGCGTGTTGAAGGCGTTCACTTACGTGGTGGTAAAGTGGCACGTGGTGGTCTTCGTTGGTCAGACAGACAAGAAGATTTCCGCACAGAAGTATTAGGCCTTGTTAAAGCACAGCAGGTAAAAAATACCGTTATCGTACCCGTTGGCGCAAAAGGTGGTTTCGTATGTAAAAACTTGCCAGTTGGGCAGGGCAGAGAAGCCATCCAAGCTGAAGGTCAAGCGTGTTACCGTACTTTCATAACAAGCTTACTTGATATTACTGATAACATTGTAAACGGTGAAATTGTTCCGCCAAAAGACGTTGTTCGTTTAGATGATGACGACCCTTACCTAGTTGTTGCAGCAGACAAAGGTACTGCTACATTCTCTGATATTGCCAATGGCATTGCTGAAGAGTTTGGTTTCTGGTTAGGCGATGCATTTGCATCTGGCGGTAGTATCGGTTACGACCATAAGAAAATGGGCATTACGGCCCGTGGTGGTTGGGAATCTGTTAAGCGTCATTTCCGTGAAATTGGTATCGACTGTCAAACCACAGATTTCACCTGTGCGGGTGTTGGTGATATGGCAGGGGATGTATTTGGTAACGGTATGTTGTTATCAAAGCACACACGCTTAATTGCCGCGTTTAACCATTTGCACATTTTCTTCGACCCGAATCCAGATGCGGCGGCAAGCTATGAAGAGCGTAAGCGCCTATTCGAAAATCCAAGTCTGAGTTGGGAAGACTACGACAGCAAATTGATTTCAAAGGGCGGCGGTGTATTTAATCGTTCTGCTAAGTCTATAAAACTGACGCCAGAAATGAAGAAGTGGTTGGGTACACGTCAGTTAACGATGACACCTAACGAGTTGATCCACAACATTCTTAAAATGCCAGTTGACCTGCTATGGAATGGTGGAATCGGTACCTACATTAAGAGTAAAAAGGAATCGCACTCAGAAGTGGGCGACCGTGCAAATGATGACTTACGCGTTAACGGTCGTGACGTACAAGCGAAAATCGTTGGTGAAGGCGGTAACTTGGGCCTTACCCAACTAGGTCGTATTGAATATGCGTCTAATGGTGGTCGTGTTAATACCGACTTCATCGATAACGTGGGTGGCGTAGATTGCTCAGATAACGAAGTTAATATCAAAATCTTGCTTAACAGCCTAGTAAACGATGGTGAACTTACGCTTAAACAGCGCAACAAGTTGTTATACGACATGACTGATGATGTGTCGCGCATTGTACTTAAAGACTGTTATCGCCAGACCCAATCTATTTCAATAACCGAAATGGCAGGCGTTAAGCAACTTAAAGAACAACTGCGATTTATTCACGGACTTGAGCGTGAAGGGCAACTTAACCGTGAGCTAGAGTTTATTCCAAGTGATGATGAAATTTCTGATCGCGTTGCTACCGATCAAGGCTTCACTCGACCTGAGTTAAGTGTGTTGATTGCCTATGGCAAAATGGTGCTAAAAGACGCGCTCAATATTCCTGAGATCACTGATAATCCGTATCACGGTAAATTGTTAGTAGAAGCGTTCCCAGAAGTGTTGCGTAAAAAGTTTGCTGATCACATGCAACAACACCCTCTACGCAGTGAAATTATTGCCACTAAGTTAACCAACAACATGGTTAACGATATGGGTCTTAATTTTGTATTCAGAATGCAAGAGGAAACCGGTGCTAGTGTTAGTGAGATTGCCGATGCATACGCTATTGTGCATGGTATCTTTAATATGAAGACGCTATGGGAGCGTATCGAGCAACTTGATAACGTTATTCCTGCTCAGCTTCAACTCAAGATGCTAGATGAAGCCAGACGTATTATGCGCCGTGCTTCGCGTTGGTACATTCGTCACGGTAACAAAGCTCAGTCTATTGATGAAGCGATTGCGAGTTACCGCGGTACTTTTGATACGCTGTCTACCAATCTTCAACATTATTTGGTTGAAAGTGAGTATGCACAGCTTGAAAAAGCAACGCAGAAATACATTAATGAGGGCGTACCACAAGATATCGCATATCAAGTGGCTAGCTTCTCAAATATGTTCTCAAGTTTCGACCTGGCACAAATTGTTGAATCAGATAAGCACGATACCGATGTGGTTGCGAAATTGTATTATCAACTAGGTTCTAAACTTGAACTGCACTGGTTCTTAGATCAAATCAACAATCAAACAGTAACTAACCACTGGCAAGCTTTGGCACGCGCGTCCTATCGAGAAGAGCTTGATTGGCAGCAACGTTCTATAACTGCTAACTTGCTTGCATCTCGTGAAGATTCCAAAGATGCAAATCAAATACTGGATGAGTGGATTGATAGCAATCAAGTGTTGTTAAAGCGTTGGTATCACATGATGTCTGAGTTTAAGACAAGCAGTACGCATGAATTTGCTAAATTTTCTGTCGCTTTACGTGAATTGATGCTTTTAAGCGTGAAGTCTAACCATTAG
- a CDS encoding WD40/YVTN/BNR-like repeat-containing protein, producing MKKTIAACIAATFAVNYSTTAFAEEAFMAPLVEQSVLLDIDADKFVVIVGERGHVLVSEDGQTFNQKAVPTHSTLTATTVVGEHIWAVGHDAVILHSSDKGETWEVQNYQPELERPFLDVLFFDEKHGIAAGAYGLFYRTTDGGQNWSAERHASLLDPMDREYLEEIRKEDEAFYQQELESILPHLNRVTLDGNTLYLAGEAGLLAKSENMGESWERYYVDYTGSFFDIKPLDARTVLAVGLRGNIFVSRDEGEWEYVQTCSTSTLNSILVGSESKVYALGNNGMMISAQRPLPTSMRDPYANPTDCKADEGIEVTQIKDKAALLNATQFKGNSIAVTANGIKTLALK from the coding sequence ATGAAAAAAACCATTGCAGCGTGCATTGCCGCCACCTTTGCAGTTAATTATTCAACTACTGCATTTGCCGAAGAAGCATTCATGGCACCTTTGGTTGAGCAATCTGTTCTTTTGGACATAGACGCTGATAAATTTGTCGTTATTGTCGGTGAACGGGGTCACGTTTTAGTTTCTGAAGATGGTCAGACTTTTAACCAAAAAGCTGTACCTACGCATTCAACACTCACAGCAACGACGGTCGTTGGTGAGCACATTTGGGCAGTCGGACACGACGCTGTCATTCTTCATTCATCTGATAAAGGCGAAACATGGGAAGTTCAAAACTATCAGCCTGAATTAGAGCGTCCATTCTTAGATGTTTTATTTTTCGACGAAAAGCACGGTATAGCGGCCGGTGCTTACGGACTTTTTTATCGTACTACTGATGGCGGACAAAACTGGTCTGCTGAGCGCCATGCCAGTCTTCTTGACCCCATGGACAGAGAATATCTTGAAGAAATTCGAAAAGAAGACGAAGCCTTCTATCAACAAGAATTAGAGTCTATCCTGCCTCACTTAAATAGAGTGACGTTAGATGGGAATACGCTTTACCTTGCAGGTGAGGCGGGTTTGCTGGCTAAAAGTGAGAATATGGGTGAGTCGTGGGAACGCTACTACGTAGACTACACGGGTTCATTTTTTGATATCAAGCCGCTTGACGCTCGCACTGTGTTGGCGGTTGGTTTACGTGGCAATATTTTTGTTAGTCGCGATGAAGGAGAGTGGGAATATGTTCAAACTTGCTCGACAAGTACATTAAATTCCATTTTGGTTGGCTCTGAATCCAAAGTTTATGCGTTGGGCAACAACGGTATGATGATCAGTGCTCAGCGGCCACTTCCAACCAGTATGCGCGATCCCTATGCTAACCCTACAGACTGCAAAGCAGACGAAGGGATAGAAGTAACACAGATAAAAGATAAAGCCGCATTGTTAAATGCCACACAGTTTAAGGGCAATAGTATTGCCGTGACTGCTAATGGCATAAAAACATTAGCGCTAAAATAG
- a CDS encoding efflux RND transporter permease subunit — MTQFLERLVFGNRKLVVALFALATVFLGYQASQMRLDAGFEKNIPLNHEYMKTYIEHRQDFGGANNILVSVCDKEGNIYNQNFFDTLKNVHDQLFFINGVNRSLVISLFSPSTRFTEIVEGGFAGGPVIPADFNSSNQEALDLVAANVEKANIVGRQVSSDYSCAMVTAQLLDIDPQTGEPLNTLALAAELEEQLRGQYENDKTSVHIIGFAKMIGDVADGAKDVLVFFAIAIAITAVMVYFFSRSFMLTLLPLVCSIIAVIWQLGLLTSIGFGMDPMSILVPFLVFAIGVSHGVQMINAVEKQAVTGIGAKRASMAAFRNLLVPGGIALLSDTVGFMTLLVIDIGIIRELAITASMGVAVIILTNLLLLPVLMSFLKLDQKYMDKFAGKENANAKFWEVIAACSRKKPAAIILAITAVLFVLGHFQAQNMKIGDLHAGAPALHETSRYNQDTFLITDKYEVTVDYISILVETTPEACTSHSVMKAMDDFQWKMENVQGVQSAVSLASVAKIVNAGYNEGNVKWQVLPRNQQTLVQAISRVPTSSGLLNSNCSVMPIILFMEDHKAETISRVVDAVKQYRTDYETDDMKFSLASGPVGVMAATNEAVSAAQDPMMLYVFGAVIALCLISFRSVRATLVVVIPLYVVSVLAQALMTYLQIGLTVSTLPVIALGVGIGVDYGIYILSTKSLMLKQGATVQEAYFAALKERGSAVLFTGITLAIGVSTWVFSSLKFQMDMGILLTFMFVVNMLGAIIVLPALARFLWWNKCDPGA; from the coding sequence ATGACCCAATTTCTAGAAAGACTTGTCTTTGGTAACCGAAAACTTGTAGTGGCACTTTTCGCTTTAGCTACGGTATTTCTAGGCTACCAAGCTTCACAAATGCGCCTTGACGCGGGATTTGAAAAGAATATTCCACTTAACCACGAGTACATGAAAACCTATATTGAGCATCGTCAAGATTTTGGTGGTGCTAATAACATATTGGTTTCAGTGTGTGACAAAGAAGGCAATATATATAACCAAAACTTTTTCGATACGCTAAAAAACGTTCACGACCAATTGTTTTTTATTAATGGCGTAAATCGTTCATTGGTTATTTCGTTGTTTTCACCTTCAACCCGCTTTACTGAAATTGTAGAAGGCGGTTTTGCAGGCGGCCCAGTTATTCCAGCTGACTTTAATTCTTCAAACCAAGAAGCACTTGACCTTGTTGCGGCTAACGTAGAAAAAGCAAACATAGTTGGGCGGCAGGTTTCTAGTGATTACAGCTGTGCCATGGTTACCGCGCAATTACTTGATATAGACCCGCAAACAGGTGAGCCTCTCAATACTTTAGCGTTAGCGGCTGAGTTAGAAGAGCAGCTTCGGGGTCAATACGAGAATGACAAGACCTCCGTTCATATTATCGGTTTCGCTAAGATGATTGGTGACGTAGCGGACGGTGCAAAAGATGTTTTAGTCTTCTTCGCTATTGCTATCGCTATCACAGCAGTAATGGTGTATTTCTTCTCGCGCAGTTTCATGCTAACGCTACTCCCACTAGTATGTTCAATTATTGCAGTTATCTGGCAGCTTGGGTTACTCACATCGATTGGATTTGGGATGGACCCAATGTCGATTCTTGTCCCATTCTTGGTATTCGCTATTGGTGTTAGTCACGGCGTTCAGATGATAAACGCCGTAGAGAAACAAGCAGTAACAGGAATCGGCGCAAAACGCGCTTCAATGGCGGCATTCAGAAACCTACTTGTGCCAGGCGGAATTGCGCTGTTATCTGACACGGTAGGCTTTATGACGTTGTTGGTTATCGATATCGGCATAATTCGCGAACTTGCCATTACAGCGAGTATGGGTGTTGCCGTCATCATTTTAACTAATTTGCTGTTGCTTCCGGTATTAATGAGCTTCCTAAAGCTTGACCAAAAATATATGGACAAGTTTGCAGGGAAAGAGAATGCAAACGCGAAGTTTTGGGAAGTTATAGCGGCGTGTTCACGTAAAAAGCCTGCGGCTATTATTCTTGCCATTACGGCTGTGCTATTCGTACTTGGCCATTTCCAAGCACAGAATATGAAGATTGGTGATTTACATGCTGGTGCGCCAGCTCTCCATGAAACGTCACGCTATAACCAAGATACTTTCTTGATTACCGACAAATATGAAGTAACCGTAGATTATATTTCTATTTTGGTTGAAACCACGCCTGAAGCCTGTACATCGCACAGTGTGATGAAGGCAATGGATGACTTCCAGTGGAAAATGGAAAACGTGCAAGGCGTTCAATCTGCTGTTTCGCTAGCATCAGTTGCTAAAATTGTTAACGCGGGATACAACGAGGGTAACGTAAAGTGGCAAGTACTACCGCGTAACCAACAAACACTGGTACAAGCGATTTCGCGCGTTCCTACCTCGTCAGGTTTGTTAAACAGTAACTGTTCTGTAATGCCAATTATCCTATTTATGGAAGATCACAAAGCAGAAACTATCTCTCGTGTGGTTGATGCGGTTAAACAGTATAGAACCGACTATGAAACCGACGACATGAAGTTTAGCTTGGCATCAGGTCCAGTTGGCGTTATGGCCGCGACGAATGAGGCAGTAAGCGCAGCACAAGACCCAATGATGCTTTATGTTTTTGGCGCAGTTATCGCGTTGTGCTTAATAAGCTTCCGTTCAGTAAGAGCAACGTTAGTCGTTGTTATTCCACTGTACGTTGTATCGGTATTGGCACAGGCACTGATGACGTATCTTCAAATAGGGCTCACCGTATCCACTTTGCCAGTTATCGCACTTGGCGTGGGTATCGGCGTAGACTATGGTATTTATATCCTTTCGACGAAGAGCCTAATGTTGAAACAGGGAGCGACGGTTCAAGAAGCGTATTTTGCAGCGCTTAAAGAACGCGGTAGTGCAGTATTGTTCACAGGTATTACCTTGGCTATTGGTGTGAGTACTTGGGTATTCTCATCGCTAAAATTCCAAATGGACATGGGTATTTTGCTTACCTTTATGTTCGTAGTGAACATGCTTGGTGCAATAATTGTACTGCCAGCACTGGCTAGGTTCCTATGGTGGAATAAGTGTGACCCTGGTGCATAA
- a CDS encoding DUF1329 domain-containing protein produces MIRKVGIIAAALSLALTGANAMAKVSDAEANKLGNELTPLGAEKAANADGSIPAWTGGITAAPAGYTVGDHHADPYPEDKVLFEITAQNYKEYSEFLSEGQKKLFEAYPDTFRMPVYQTRRSASNPQAIYDATKVNATRAELLDDGNGIKGAVLGIPFPIPQNGLEAIWNHILRYRGEAVQRNGGQAAVTTGGDYNVIGFDEQLLIKYAEEGATPEKLTDENVLFMFKQKVTKPARLAGTALLVHETVDQVKEPRKAWTYNTGQRRVRLAPNIAYDTPGTAADGLRTTDDFDMFNGSPNRYNWKLVGKKEMYVAYNNYALHSDNAKYEDILKPNHVNPDLTRWEKHRVWVVEATLKEGFRHIYQKRVFFIDEDSWQIQVADMYDNRGELYRVSVAYGVNYYEVPTQWSTLDAYYDLNSRRYLAIGLDNEEEMYDFTVRPRDVEFTPQALRREGMR; encoded by the coding sequence ATGATTAGAAAAGTAGGAATTATCGCTGCGGCGTTATCGCTAGCCCTAACCGGCGCAAACGCTATGGCAAAAGTATCTGATGCAGAAGCCAACAAGCTGGGCAATGAACTAACTCCACTTGGTGCTGAAAAGGCAGCAAATGCTGATGGTAGTATCCCTGCGTGGACGGGCGGTATTACAGCGGCTCCAGCCGGATATACTGTAGGCGATCACCATGCAGATCCGTATCCAGAAGACAAAGTTTTGTTTGAGATCACTGCACAAAACTATAAAGAGTACTCAGAGTTTTTATCTGAAGGTCAAAAGAAATTATTTGAAGCGTATCCAGATACGTTCCGTATGCCGGTATATCAAACGCGCCGTTCGGCCTCTAACCCGCAAGCTATTTACGATGCAACGAAGGTTAATGCGACTCGCGCTGAACTACTTGACGACGGTAACGGTATAAAAGGTGCGGTGTTAGGTATTCCATTCCCAATTCCACAAAACGGACTTGAAGCAATTTGGAACCATATACTTCGCTATCGTGGTGAAGCGGTACAGCGTAATGGTGGACAAGCAGCTGTTACAACAGGTGGTGACTACAACGTTATTGGCTTTGATGAACAGCTACTTATTAAGTACGCGGAAGAGGGAGCTACACCTGAAAAGCTTACTGATGAAAACGTACTTTTCATGTTTAAGCAAAAGGTAACTAAGCCGGCTCGTTTGGCTGGTACAGCACTACTTGTTCATGAAACGGTTGACCAAGTTAAAGAGCCACGTAAAGCGTGGACATATAACACCGGTCAGCGTCGTGTGCGCCTTGCGCCTAACATCGCTTACGACACACCAGGAACGGCAGCTGATGGTCTGCGTACAACCGACGACTTCGATATGTTTAATGGTTCTCCAAACCGTTACAACTGGAAGCTAGTGGGTAAGAAAGAAATGTATGTTGCGTACAATAACTATGCACTACATTCAGACAACGCTAAGTATGAAGATATTTTAAAGCCTAACCACGTAAACCCTGATTTAACACGTTGGGAAAAACACCGTGTTTGGGTTGTTGAAGCCACACTTAAAGAAGGCTTCCGCCATATTTATCAAAAACGTGTTTTCTTCATTGACGAAGACAGCTGGCAGATCCAAGTTGCTGATATGTATGATAACCGTGGCGAACTTTACCGCGTTAGTGTAGCGTATGGTGTGAACTATTATGAAGTTCCTACTCAGTGGTCTACGCTTGATGCGTACTACGACTTAAACTCTCGTCGCTATCTAGCAATTGGTTTAGATAACGAGGAAGAAATGTATGACTTCACCGTACGCCCTCGAGACGTAGAATTTACGCCTCAAGCGTTACGACGAGAAGGTATGCGCTAA